The proteins below come from a single Zhouia spongiae genomic window:
- a CDS encoding membrane metalloprotease: MKRVLYLLLFVLTFVGCSKDSTSEDEDFKRANRQTTGASANDFLSDENFKSLTIEIIYVSGFRPSQESLDNLKDFILERTYKPGGVSFVEKEISSPAESPYTIQEIADLENVYRETYNAGDDLALSIMFIDGKSDQDEGNSVVLGTAYRNTSMVIYQNTLQQSSNQPGEPDKVMLESTVLCHELSHLFGLVNLGTVMIEDHQDEANGHHCDVEGCLMNYQVESGGVFNLVSGSVIPSLDPQCLADLRANGGR; the protein is encoded by the coding sequence ATGAAAAGAGTCCTGTATTTACTATTGTTTGTTTTAACCTTTGTTGGATGTAGTAAAGATTCAACATCGGAGGATGAGGATTTTAAAAGAGCAAACAGGCAAACAACAGGAGCTTCTGCAAACGATTTCTTATCCGACGAGAATTTTAAAAGCCTGACGATCGAAATTATTTACGTGTCGGGATTTAGGCCTAGTCAGGAATCACTGGATAATTTAAAAGATTTTATTTTAGAACGGACGTATAAGCCGGGAGGGGTGTCTTTTGTAGAGAAAGAAATTTCGTCGCCAGCTGAATCGCCGTATACCATCCAAGAGATAGCAGACCTTGAGAATGTTTACAGAGAAACGTATAATGCGGGAGACGATTTGGCTTTAAGTATTATGTTTATAGACGGCAAGTCTGATCAGGATGAGGGAAACTCAGTTGTTTTGGGTACGGCCTACAGAAATACATCTATGGTGATCTACCAGAATACATTACAACAGAGCAGTAATCAACCCGGAGAACCGGATAAGGTTATGCTCGAATCTACTGTTTTATGCCATGAATTATCGCATTTGTTCGGGTTGGTAAACCTGGGTACAGTGATGATTGAAGATCATCAGGATGAGGCAAATGGACACCATTGCGACGTTGAAGGCTGCCTTATGAATTATCAGGTAGAGTCCGGAGGAGTGTTTAATTTGGTGTCAGGGAGTGTCATTCCATCCTTAGATCCCCAATGTCTGGCAGATTTGAGGGCTAATGGAGGCAGGTAG
- a CDS encoding glycosyltransferase: MTTPSRKKKNTIKLMIVIGLITVVNFFYRFLDSDQRGNELLFWLLFASFAMQAFGILYMWYHYWNLSIPRIKKTSKKYTVDVLTTYFPGEPYEMTTKTLLAMKNIKYPHTTYLCDEANDPFLKQFCRENDIVHVSRNNRIDAKAGNINNALKQATGELCVILDPDHVPVPEMLDEVIAYFDDEKIGYVQSVQAYYNQSESLVAKGAAEQTYLFYGPMMMCMNSYGTVNAIGANCIFRREALDSIGGHAAGLCEDMHTAMQLHAKKWTSIYHPKILTKGLVPASLTAYYKQQLKWSRGCFELLITSYPKLFRHLSLRQKIHYGLIPFHYLLGFVFLLNFLIPIISLITAKSPWSGNIMNFSFMLLPLLMSIVCIHLYIQQWLIEKKEKGLHLTGGLLLCCTWWVLIIGTLYTFIRKKVPYLPTPKEGKDKTSFLLVVPNLVIAFISIAAIVYGLVIDLTPFSIFMACFCLFNTLCMLYTLFFAYGKFKSVSFIPESQTSKRETKKIKTFSTLQKLAFPVLALTLLSCSYLQYRNNFIKWDGAERPMQQKNVINYFGIFSPAKNDGISSIRNIVSIEEDNHVNFDIISLYLAWNKDQAITFPYRVLDSIYKSQSIPMITWEPWLNDFQLPDTENKHVIKEINKGRFDQFIIEFARILRNYDRPVFLRFAHEFDNPGYPWYSKDRNAPDEFKKAWVHTYNLFKNEKANNVIWIWNPWKAKNISAFYPGKSYVDWIGVNILDYGPQQSDSSWLNFNELYAPYHKELRKLPNTPVIISELGTLKKGNEQTKWINEAHHSIAVKYNEIKSAILFDSNQDKNLPKKNNSVEKIDWKIMHHEILRNWFSNRKAPGYVFNKLKSRNSDTPLFKKNDPFRKQAIRGVNIKKGHRWYRDYHVLSRENILKDLKGIKQLNMNTVRYISSDIYDYNILNITREERFNVAYSFWIPSNIDFINDTVQTKELSAHITDKVSQHRDQQHIISWNFQNDVLTDLKNYYHKPELLFQQIAFLKWLGALSQKIKEEDPARPLLIDMEITEESIYFSELIKKYAPDINTLGLLVNSDTKQLDHFEKYARKHHINYIYNEIDVASLLKLNPKESYFIENWQDQHESNKLSFDGLIDRKGRYKRNYYSLLNVSGRSPENLWTSTPGILKPSVLIFEGESIAFRAMLYSKEEGWFIPEKDSDITFEWSLVKCDSSGNLLAVKDLGTGRSITLEVPENHDNYRICLTSVKNGIVDITFEPLNTPLLEGEMLAY, encoded by the coding sequence ATGACAACTCCATCAAGAAAAAAAAAGAACACTATAAAGCTCATGATTGTTATAGGCCTGATTACTGTGGTCAATTTCTTTTATCGGTTTTTAGACAGTGACCAAAGAGGAAATGAGCTTTTGTTCTGGTTACTCTTTGCTTCATTTGCAATGCAAGCTTTCGGCATACTGTATATGTGGTATCATTACTGGAACCTTTCCATACCAAGGATAAAAAAAACTTCTAAAAAATATACCGTAGATGTATTAACGACTTATTTTCCCGGCGAACCCTACGAAATGACCACCAAAACCCTTCTGGCTATGAAAAACATCAAATACCCCCATACAACATATCTCTGCGATGAAGCGAATGATCCGTTTCTAAAGCAATTCTGTCGGGAAAATGACATTGTGCATGTTAGCAGAAACAATAGGATAGATGCCAAAGCAGGGAATATCAATAATGCACTCAAACAGGCTACAGGAGAACTATGTGTTATCCTTGATCCGGATCATGTACCGGTTCCTGAAATGCTGGATGAAGTAATTGCTTATTTTGATGATGAAAAAATTGGTTACGTACAAAGTGTACAAGCATACTACAATCAAAGCGAATCTCTTGTAGCAAAAGGGGCCGCAGAACAGACTTATCTTTTTTACGGCCCGATGATGATGTGTATGAACTCGTATGGAACCGTTAATGCGATAGGCGCGAATTGTATTTTCAGAAGGGAAGCTCTTGACTCTATTGGCGGTCATGCAGCCGGTCTCTGCGAAGATATGCATACGGCCATGCAATTACACGCTAAAAAGTGGACCTCGATTTACCATCCGAAGATATTAACCAAAGGCCTGGTGCCTGCTTCTTTAACAGCCTACTACAAACAGCAGTTAAAATGGTCCAGAGGATGTTTTGAACTCTTGATAACTTCTTATCCGAAACTTTTCAGGCATTTGTCCCTTAGGCAAAAAATCCACTATGGGCTCATTCCCTTTCATTACTTATTGGGGTTTGTGTTTCTTTTGAATTTTCTCATTCCCATCATCTCGTTAATTACGGCTAAATCTCCATGGAGCGGAAACATCATGAATTTTAGCTTTATGCTTCTGCCTTTGTTGATGAGCATTGTTTGTATTCATCTTTATATCCAGCAATGGTTGATCGAGAAAAAGGAAAAAGGGCTTCACCTTACCGGAGGTTTATTATTATGTTGTACCTGGTGGGTTCTCATTATAGGAACATTATACACTTTTATCCGTAAAAAGGTTCCGTACCTGCCAACACCCAAGGAAGGTAAGGACAAAACCAGCTTCCTATTGGTCGTACCCAATCTGGTCATAGCCTTTATTTCCATAGCGGCTATAGTTTATGGCCTGGTCATAGACCTTACGCCTTTTTCAATTTTCATGGCCTGCTTTTGCCTGTTCAATACACTTTGTATGCTTTACACCCTGTTTTTTGCTTATGGGAAATTTAAATCCGTATCCTTTATCCCTGAAAGTCAGACTTCGAAAAGAGAGACCAAAAAAATTAAAACTTTTAGTACCCTGCAAAAATTAGCATTCCCCGTTTTGGCCTTAACCCTGTTAAGTTGTTCTTATTTACAATACCGCAACAATTTTATAAAATGGGATGGAGCTGAAAGACCGATGCAGCAAAAAAACGTTATAAATTATTTCGGGATTTTTTCTCCGGCTAAAAACGACGGGATTTCAAGTATTAGAAATATTGTTTCTATTGAAGAAGACAACCATGTAAACTTTGATATTATTTCTTTATATCTGGCCTGGAATAAAGACCAGGCTATTACCTTTCCATACCGGGTACTGGATTCAATATACAAAAGCCAATCCATTCCTATGATTACATGGGAGCCCTGGCTGAACGACTTTCAACTTCCGGACACGGAAAACAAACACGTTATCAAAGAAATAAACAAAGGCAGGTTTGATCAGTTTATTATAGAGTTTGCCCGGATACTCCGCAATTACGATCGCCCTGTGTTCTTAAGGTTTGCCCATGAATTTGACAACCCCGGTTACCCGTGGTATTCGAAAGATAGGAACGCCCCGGATGAATTTAAAAAAGCCTGGGTACATACTTATAATTTATTTAAGAACGAAAAGGCCAATAATGTAATATGGATATGGAATCCGTGGAAAGCAAAGAATATTTCAGCATTTTACCCGGGAAAATCCTATGTAGATTGGATCGGGGTCAATATTTTAGACTATGGGCCGCAACAATCAGATTCTTCATGGCTTAATTTCAATGAGCTATACGCACCCTACCACAAAGAACTGAGAAAATTACCAAATACTCCTGTTATCATATCTGAGTTAGGAACATTGAAAAAGGGGAATGAGCAAACTAAATGGATCAATGAAGCACATCATAGCATTGCAGTTAAATACAATGAAATAAAATCTGCTATCTTATTCGATAGCAATCAGGATAAGAATCTTCCAAAAAAGAACAACTCTGTTGAGAAAATAGACTGGAAAATAATGCACCATGAAATATTAAGAAACTGGTTTTCAAACAGAAAAGCACCTGGTTATGTATTTAACAAATTGAAGAGTCGTAATTCGGACACCCCTCTATTCAAAAAAAACGATCCCTTTAGAAAGCAAGCTATTAGGGGTGTTAATATAAAAAAAGGGCATCGATGGTACCGGGATTATCATGTTCTCAGCCGGGAAAATATTTTAAAAGACCTCAAGGGAATAAAACAACTCAACATGAATACCGTCAGATACATAAGTTCTGACATTTACGACTACAATATTTTAAACATTACCAGGGAAGAACGTTTTAATGTAGCCTATAGTTTCTGGATTCCTTCGAACATTGACTTTATCAATGACACCGTTCAGACAAAAGAACTTTCAGCACATATTACGGATAAGGTATCGCAACACCGGGATCAACAGCATATTATTAGCTGGAACTTTCAGAATGACGTGCTTACGGATCTTAAAAACTACTATCATAAACCGGAATTATTGTTTCAACAGATTGCATTTTTAAAATGGCTGGGAGCACTATCCCAAAAGATAAAAGAAGAAGATCCCGCCAGACCTCTGCTTATAGATATGGAAATTACTGAAGAAAGTATCTATTTCAGTGAACTCATAAAAAAATATGCTCCTGATATTAATACTTTAGGCTTATTGGTAAACTCAGACACCAAACAGCTTGATCACTTTGAAAAATACGCTCGTAAACACCACATCAACTATATCTATAATGAAATTGATGTAGCATCCCTCCTGAAGTTAAACCCAAAAGAATCTTATTTTATTGAAAATTGGCAAGATCAGCATGAAAGCAACAAATTATCTTTTGACGGCTTAATAGACAGAAAAGGAAGGTACAAAAGAAATTATTATAGCTTACTGAATGTCTCAGGAAGATCTCCTGAAAACCTCTGGACCTCTACTCCCGGAATACTAAAACCTTCTGTTCTCATATTCGAGGGTGAAAGTATAGCTTTCAGAGCTATGCTGTACTCCAAAGAAGAGGGATGGTTTATTCCGGAAAAGGACAGTGATATCACATTTGAATGGTCGTTGGTAAAATGCGACTCTTCTGGAAATTTACTGGCTGTCAAAGACCTGGGAACCGGAAGAAGTATTACCCTTGAGGTTCCGGAAAACCATGATAATTACCGCATTTGTTTAACATCCGTTAAAAACGGAATTGTAGATATTACTTTTGAACCCCTGAACACCCCCTTACTGGAAGGAGAAATGCTGGCTTATTAA
- a CDS encoding glycoside hydrolase family 2 TIM barrel-domain containing protein: MKKNGLSILLILVIISFSYKYFFYEKKNGNRDHQTVYIKYEDNGGYQLIRNNSPFIIKGASGNKNLEELAAIGGNTIRVYDTVNLGDFLDKAHRLNLAVIVDIPIPRYHKSYNIYQNKEYCSNLKKEVKKLVIRHKDHPALLLWNLGNEVEYPFIFGNRDFIDTFNDLIKIIHTEDTNHPVSTTIPSVTKKQVLSIMFNSPDLDLIGFNIFVAIKRLDKDLDQISLIKKPLPYYISEWGYDGPWATKNTAWDAPIEQSSNEKTEQLISRYRLLQQKTDNRCLGSLIFYWGSKQERTHTWFSIFSEEGHPSEMVSTISGLWNDTLSSNPGINIKQLTIADKESSESLILKPGIPEEIALSYTTGLNKIDSVKWELYREGWYYKRWDIEEKPLKIDGSVIIKDASSAILRTPLKEGPYRLFAYLYSNNCFATINYPFYVADIK, encoded by the coding sequence ATGAAAAAAAACGGATTGAGTATACTATTGATACTCGTCATAATCTCTTTTTCTTATAAATACTTTTTTTATGAAAAGAAGAATGGAAACAGGGATCATCAGACTGTTTATATTAAATATGAAGACAACGGTGGGTACCAACTCATTAGGAACAACTCTCCGTTTATCATTAAAGGCGCATCCGGAAATAAAAATTTAGAAGAATTAGCCGCTATAGGGGGAAACACCATCAGAGTATACGACACGGTCAACCTCGGGGATTTTTTAGATAAAGCACATCGATTAAACCTGGCTGTCATTGTTGATATTCCGATTCCAAGATATCATAAAAGCTATAATATATATCAAAACAAAGAATATTGTTCCAACCTTAAAAAAGAAGTAAAGAAGCTGGTCATCAGGCACAAGGATCATCCGGCTCTCTTACTTTGGAACTTAGGAAATGAAGTTGAATACCCTTTTATATTCGGCAACCGCGATTTTATCGACACATTCAACGATCTTATAAAAATAATACACACCGAAGATACTAATCATCCGGTCAGTACTACAATTCCGTCAGTCACAAAGAAACAGGTACTCAGTATTATGTTCAATTCCCCTGATCTGGACCTGATTGGTTTTAACATCTTTGTTGCTATCAAAAGACTGGATAAAGACCTTGACCAGATATCCTTAATTAAAAAACCTTTGCCCTATTATATCAGTGAATGGGGATATGACGGGCCCTGGGCTACAAAAAATACGGCATGGGATGCCCCGATCGAACAAAGCAGTAATGAAAAAACAGAACAGTTAATTTCCAGATATCGCCTGCTACAACAAAAAACCGACAATCGGTGTCTCGGATCTCTGATCTTCTACTGGGGCAGCAAACAGGAACGCACTCATACCTGGTTTAGCATCTTTTCAGAAGAAGGGCACCCGTCTGAAATGGTTTCCACCATTTCCGGGTTATGGAACGACACTCTCTCTTCTAACCCCGGGATAAATATTAAACAACTAACCATAGCAGATAAAGAATCTTCAGAAAGCCTGATTTTAAAACCCGGAATACCGGAAGAAATCGCTCTTTCTTATACGACCGGTCTAAATAAAATAGACTCCGTTAAATGGGAGTTATATAGAGAGGGCTGGTATTACAAAAGATGGGATATTGAAGAAAAACCATTGAAAATTGACGGTTCTGTAATCATTAAAGATGCCTCTTCGGCTATATTAAGAACCCCTCTGAAAGAAGGACCATACAGATTATTTGCATACTTGTACAGTAATAATTGCTTTGCTACCATAAATTATCCTTTTTATGTAGCTGACATTAAATAA
- the argS gene encoding arginine--tRNA ligase yields MNIQNVLSVKVKEAVKNLFDIDLESVEFQPTRKDFEGDITLVVFPLLKHIKGNPVQIGQQIGEYLEKNVSEINRFNVVSGFLNLVIDDSFYTDFFYRIKDKTNYGYVSNTDNKAVMVEYSSPNTNKPLHLGHIRNNLLGYAVAEILKASGKKVYKTQIINDRGIHICKSMLAYQKFGNGEEPSADLKGDKLAGNYYVAFDKIYKEEIAAMVANGTDRKIAEKEAPILLEAQEMLRKWEAGDEEIVALWKKMNAWVYEGFNVTYKNLGVDFDTLYYESDTYLLGKDVVAAGIEKGVFFKKEDGSVWCDLTDEGLDEKLVLRADGTAVYMTQDIGTAIQRVKDYPDIDGMVYTVGNEQDYHFKVLFLILKKLGYTWAEHLYHLSYGMVDLPSGKMKSREGTVVDADDLMVEMARTAEEISNELGKLEGLSYEEKNELYKTIGLGALKYYILKVDPKKRILFDPKESVDFQGNTGPFIQYTYARIQSILRKADFDCSEKQKLEALHEKEKELLKQVQLFPEIIQNAAENYSPALIANYTYDLVKEFNSFYQNVSILGAENQNEKIFRVQLSDKVGDIIASSFKLLGINAPERM; encoded by the coding sequence ATGAATATCCAAAACGTTTTATCGGTTAAAGTAAAAGAAGCAGTTAAAAATTTATTTGATATTGATCTTGAATCAGTAGAGTTTCAGCCAACTCGTAAAGATTTTGAAGGGGATATTACGCTTGTGGTTTTTCCATTATTAAAACATATAAAAGGTAATCCTGTTCAGATTGGTCAGCAGATTGGAGAGTATCTTGAGAAGAACGTTTCAGAAATTAATCGTTTTAATGTTGTCAGTGGTTTTTTAAATTTGGTTATTGACGATTCTTTTTATACTGATTTCTTTTACCGGATAAAAGATAAAACAAATTACGGGTATGTTTCAAATACAGATAATAAGGCCGTCATGGTTGAATATTCTTCACCGAACACCAACAAGCCGTTACACCTGGGGCATATCAGGAATAATTTATTGGGATATGCCGTTGCGGAAATTTTAAAGGCTTCAGGAAAAAAGGTCTATAAAACTCAGATCATAAACGATCGGGGAATACATATCTGTAAAAGTATGCTGGCCTATCAAAAGTTTGGTAATGGAGAAGAGCCTTCTGCTGATTTAAAAGGTGATAAGCTGGCAGGTAATTATTACGTAGCCTTCGATAAAATATATAAAGAAGAGATAGCGGCAATGGTTGCTAATGGAACCGACCGGAAAATAGCCGAAAAAGAAGCTCCGATCTTATTAGAAGCCCAGGAAATGTTGCGTAAGTGGGAAGCCGGCGACGAAGAGATTGTCGCCTTGTGGAAGAAAATGAATGCATGGGTTTATGAAGGATTTAATGTGACCTATAAAAATCTGGGTGTTGATTTTGATACCTTATATTACGAGAGTGATACTTATCTTTTAGGAAAAGATGTTGTAGCCGCTGGTATAGAAAAAGGAGTTTTCTTTAAAAAAGAAGACGGATCGGTCTGGTGCGATCTGACTGATGAAGGGCTTGATGAAAAACTGGTGCTCAGGGCAGATGGGACGGCAGTTTATATGACTCAGGACATAGGTACTGCGATTCAACGGGTTAAAGACTACCCGGATATAGATGGTATGGTTTATACCGTGGGCAATGAGCAGGACTATCATTTTAAAGTATTGTTCCTTATTCTTAAAAAACTTGGTTATACCTGGGCTGAACACTTATATCATTTAAGTTACGGTATGGTGGATCTTCCAAGTGGAAAGATGAAAAGCAGAGAAGGGACCGTTGTTGATGCTGACGATCTGATGGTTGAAATGGCTCGTACAGCAGAAGAGATATCGAATGAGCTGGGGAAACTGGAAGGACTCTCATACGAAGAGAAAAATGAACTTTACAAAACCATCGGACTGGGAGCGCTTAAATACTATATTTTAAAAGTGGATCCTAAAAAGAGAATTTTATTCGACCCGAAAGAATCTGTTGATTTTCAAGGTAATACGGGTCCTTTTATCCAGTATACATATGCCAGGATCCAAAGTATCTTAAGAAAAGCCGATTTTGATTGCTCTGAAAAGCAGAAATTAGAAGCTCTGCATGAAAAGGAGAAAGAACTGTTGAAACAAGTTCAATTATTCCCTGAAATAATACAAAATGCAGCAGAGAATTATAGTCCGGCCTTGATAGCCAATTACACTTATGACCTGGTAAAAGAATTTAATTCGTTTTATCAGAATGTGTCAATTCTAGGTGCTGAAAATCAAAATGAAAAGATCTTTAGGGTTCAATTATCAGATAAAGTAGGAGATATCATAGCATCTTCTTTTAAATTGCTGGGCATTAATGCGCCCGAAAGAATGTAA
- a CDS encoding MarC family protein has product MELFLYIFAALFSVINPLGTVPIFVGLTQDDSSNSLSRTALWTAINTLIILIISFFTGKYLLSFFGISLNSLRIAGGLIITSSGFALLTGKFTKHKGIDSRVKDDAFHRNDISLTPLAIPMLAGPGSISLLISYYQEYNDAIQIITALLAILAVCTCVFIILRAAHFIVKWLGASGINAVSRIIGFIVIAIGIEYICSSVIDILKPYL; this is encoded by the coding sequence ATGGAGCTTTTTCTATACATTTTTGCAGCACTGTTTTCGGTTATCAATCCCCTTGGGACCGTACCAATTTTCGTAGGGTTAACCCAGGATGATTCCAGCAATTCTCTTTCCAGAACTGCTTTATGGACCGCAATAAACACATTAATAATTCTCATAATCTCATTTTTTACGGGAAAATATTTACTGTCTTTCTTTGGAATAAGCCTGAACTCCCTGAGAATAGCAGGCGGACTTATAATTACCTCTTCAGGGTTTGCGTTGCTAACCGGAAAATTCACCAAACATAAAGGAATCGACAGTCGTGTAAAAGACGATGCTTTTCACCGAAATGATATTTCTTTAACTCCCCTGGCTATTCCAATGTTAGCCGGTCCCGGATCCATATCGCTACTGATATCATATTATCAGGAATACAATGACGCTATTCAAATAATCACTGCCTTATTAGCGATACTGGCCGTTTGCACTTGTGTCTTCATCATTCTTCGGGCTGCCCATTTTATAGTTAAGTGGTTAGGTGCGTCCGGAATTAATGCCGTATCGAGAATCATTGGTTTTATCGTTATTGCTATAGGTATAGAGTACATCTGCTCTTCCGTTATAGATATTCTGAAGCCCTATCTTTAA
- a CDS encoding MBOAT family O-acyltransferase, whose product MSSQPGLALLLFLSTVVDYYCALMMHREVLKKKRKVYLIISIIFNLGLLFTFKYFNFFLDTTFWFFNLLGMDVESSVRINKYSFNQILLPVGISFYTFQTMSYSIDVYRRKIEPEKHFGKYALYVSFFPQLVAGPIERANRLLPQLKKKVNFDLDNVKKGIVMMAWGFFLKLVVADRLGVYVDEAFARPTLHKGLPLIVGSIFFGFQIYYDFSAYTSIAIGAAKVIGVDLMQNFNRPNFSTTSMEFWRRWHISLMLWMKDYMYKPMVESKRVTKITAVLIVFFANGLWHGANWTFVVWSLLNAVLLLVEAATQKMRMRIFEKLRLSRRSIAVLGCVTVIGYLIFTLIFFRSPNIMWALYYINNMRKITALNFDLFNNTFELILSFSLIVLVQIIHYKKGNDKIYELVLNRPKYTRWAMYFGYVFIIVLFAINRQNRFIYFQF is encoded by the coding sequence ATGTCATCTCAACCCGGGTTGGCACTGTTGCTTTTCCTTTCAACAGTTGTAGATTATTATTGTGCGCTGATGATGCATAGGGAAGTTTTAAAAAAGAAAAGGAAAGTATATCTTATCATCAGTATCATATTTAATCTCGGATTGCTTTTTACTTTTAAGTACTTTAATTTTTTTCTGGACACTACATTTTGGTTTTTTAACCTGTTGGGGATGGATGTAGAATCTTCTGTGCGGATCAATAAATATAGTTTCAACCAGATATTATTACCCGTAGGGATTAGCTTTTATACCTTTCAGACGATGAGCTATTCTATAGATGTATACAGGCGCAAGATAGAGCCGGAAAAGCATTTTGGAAAGTATGCTTTATACGTTTCTTTCTTTCCTCAATTGGTGGCAGGCCCCATTGAGAGAGCAAACAGGCTTCTTCCACAGTTAAAGAAGAAAGTAAACTTTGATCTGGATAATGTAAAAAAAGGTATAGTGATGATGGCCTGGGGTTTTTTTTTAAAACTCGTGGTAGCTGACAGGTTAGGGGTTTATGTCGATGAAGCATTTGCCAGGCCGACCCTTCACAAAGGTTTGCCTCTGATAGTCGGCAGTATATTTTTTGGTTTTCAGATCTATTATGATTTTTCTGCATATACTTCAATAGCCATCGGGGCGGCAAAAGTAATTGGGGTAGACCTGATGCAAAATTTTAACAGGCCGAATTTTTCGACCACATCAATGGAATTTTGGAGAAGATGGCATATATCGTTGATGCTGTGGATGAAAGACTATATGTATAAGCCGATGGTTGAGAGTAAACGGGTAACAAAAATTACAGCCGTTCTTATTGTGTTTTTTGCCAATGGCCTTTGGCACGGGGCAAACTGGACCTTTGTTGTCTGGAGCTTATTAAATGCGGTTCTTTTATTGGTAGAGGCGGCTACTCAAAAAATGCGGATGAGGATATTTGAAAAACTAAGGTTAAGCAGAAGGAGTATAGCAGTTCTGGGGTGTGTGACAGTTATCGGGTATTTGATCTTTACACTTATATTCTTTAGATCACCCAACATAATGTGGGCGCTCTATTACATTAATAATATGAGAAAAATTACAGCCCTGAATTTTGATCTGTTTAACAATACTTTTGAATTGATACTGAGTTTCAGTTTGATCGTTCTCGTACAGATCATACATTATAAAAAAGGAAACGATAAAATATATGAACTGGTATTGAACAGACCGAAATATACCAGATGGGCCATGTATTTTGGGTATGTATTTATTATTGTGCTCTTTGCGATCAACAGGCAGAACAGGTTTATTTATTTTCAATTTTAA
- a CDS encoding DUF6686 family protein: protein MCNKIQILNRTKNGILLYCNFNDIYHLLYNNLNFNFTAYEFESFCKYLNDTNVEFWENEYRHSLYHKRIPIPTIQANLLILIDQEEVKELKHLVLSKENAYPLLKVKDIDHKIFMN from the coding sequence GTGTGTAACAAAATTCAAATACTCAACAGAACTAAAAACGGGATTTTACTTTATTGTAATTTCAACGACATCTATCATTTATTATACAATAATTTAAATTTCAATTTCACAGCTTATGAATTTGAAAGTTTTTGTAAATACTTAAACGATACCAATGTTGAGTTTTGGGAAAATGAATACAGGCATTCCTTATACCACAAACGCATTCCTATTCCGACCATACAGGCTAATTTGCTCATATTGATCGATCAGGAAGAAGTAAAAGAATTGAAACACCTGGTCTTAAGCAAGGAAAATGCATATCCTTTGCTGAAAGTAAAGGATATTGATCACAAAATATTTATGAATTAA